Proteins encoded in a region of the Onychostoma macrolepis isolate SWU-2019 chromosome 20, ASM1243209v1, whole genome shotgun sequence genome:
- the pak5 gene encoding serine/threonine-protein kinase PAK 5 isoform X2, producing MFGKKKKRLEISAPSNFEHRVHTGFDPQQQKFTGLPQQWQSLLADTANRPKPMVDPSYITPMKTIVRGSRPPKDASINGLLEEFDSISVTRSNSLRKESPPGAHQAGGSKPASASTSTSNTGGPEENGFGHYYGRFSCDLDSSKDFSLEAYRERGVHDSEYYGRHYRFSLRQNGHPIRSPFYPDAMPQKSSDYAKMPPDYHAYLESKMRLSTVEMAMGGRREYYRASLGGSSQDYREHALGTPSRVSIHSEQMNYPDGDWGYGAGLRDDYDKRPKSSYISQTSPQPAIRQRSRSGSGLQEPSLPYGISAFRAAPQGPYSSYTYPRLSENTSSLVKGEYERGARDGSPQGPGPETYQRVPLKLPQSHGKPGYPAGLQYPPAFQYRPPQPSPPYTPQGAHSQPSSPFTPGPGAYPPPSWGSSSEQPPCRVSHEQFRAALQLVVNPGDPREYLDNFLKIGEGSTGIVCIATEKHSGKQVAVKKMDLRKQQRRELLFNEVVIMRDYHHENVVDMYNSYLVSDELWVVMEFLEGGALTDIVTHTRMNEEQIATVCLSVLKALSYLHTQGVIHRDIKSDSILLTSDGRIKLSDFGFCAQVSKEVPKRKSLVGTPYWMAPEVISRLPYGTEVDIWSLGIMVIEMVDGEPPYFNEPPLQAMRRIRDNLPPRLKESHKVSSVLRAFLDLMLVREPSQRASAPELLQHSFLKLSGPPSCIVPLMRHYRHR from the exons ACCATCGTCCGCGGGAGCCGGCCGCCCAAGGATGCCTCCATCAACGGCCTGCTGGAGGAGTTTGACAGCATCTCCGTCACCCGCTCCAACTCTCTGAGGAAAGAGAGTCCGCCTGGAGCCCATCAGGCCGGCGGGAGCAAACCAGCGTCTGCGTCCACGTCCACGTCCAACACCGGCGGACCGGAGGAGAACGGCTTCGGACACTATTACGGCCGCTTCTCGTGCGACCTGGACAGCAGTAAAGACTTCTCGTTAGAGGCGTACCGAGAGCGAGGCGTCCACGACAGCGAGTACTATGGACGGCACTACCGCTTCTCTCTCAGACAGAACGGCCATCCCATCCGCAGCCCCTTCTATCCCGACGCCATGCCGCAGAAGTCCTCGGACTACGCCAAGATGCCACCCGACTACCACGCCTACCTGGAGAGCAAGATGCGGCTGTCCACCGTCGAGATGGCCATGGGAGGCCGCAGGGAATACTACCGCGCCTCTCTGGGCGGATCCAGCCAGGATTACCGGGAGCATGCGCTGGGAACGCCGTCACGCGTCTCCATCCACAGCGAGCAGATGAACTATCCCGACGGAGACTGGGGATACGGAGCGGGACTGAGAGACGACTACGACAAGAGGCCCAAGTCCTCGTACATCAGTCAGACGAGCCCCCAGCCGGCCATCCGGCAGCGCTCGCGATCGGGGTCAGGCCTGCAGGAGCCCAGCCTGCCGTACGGCATCAGCGCATTCAGAGCTGCGCCGCAGGGGCCATACAGCTCGTACACGTACCCCAGATTATCCGAGAACACGTCTTCGCTCGTAAAG GGCGAGTACGAGCGCGGGGCCCGTGACGGGAGCCCACAGGGGCCGGGGCCCGAGACGTATCAGCGCGTTCCCCTCAAACTACCTCAGAGCCACGGCAAACCCGGTTACCCGGCCGGTCTCCAGTACCCTCCGGCCTTCCAGTACCGGCCGCCGCAGCCCAGCCCTCCCTACACCCCGCAGGGGGCGCACTCGCAGCCCTCCTCACCCTTCACCCCGGGCCCCGGGGCCTATCCGCCGCCCAGCTGGGGCTCGTCCTCCGAGCAGCCGCCCTGCAGGGTTTCGCACGAGCAGTTCCGGGCGGCGCTGCAGCTGGTGGTGAACCCAGGCGACCCGCGCGAGTATCTGGACAACTTCCTGAAGATCGGCGAGGGATCCACGGGCATCGTGTGCATCGCCACCGAGAAGCACAGCGGCAAACAGGTGGCCGTGAAGAAGATGGACCTGAGAAAACAGCAGCGGCGGGAACTTCTGTTCAACGAG GTGGTCATCATGAGAGACTACCATCACGAGAACGTGGTGGACATGTACAACAGTTATCTGGTCAGTGATGAACTCTGGGTAGTGATGGAGTTCCTAGAGGGCGGAGCCTTGACTGACATCGTCACTCACACCAG GATGAATGAGGAGCAGATCGCCACCGTCTGTCTGTCGGTGCTGAAGGCGCTGTCTTACCTGCACACACAGGGCGTCATACACCGAGACATCAAGAGCGACTCCATCCTGCTCACCAGCGACGGACGG ATCAAGCTCTCGGATTTCGGCTTCTGTGCTCAAGTGTCTAAAGAGGTTCCCAAGAGGAAGTCTCTGGTGGGAACGCCGTACTGGATGGCTCCGGAGGTCATCTCCAGACTGCCCTACGGCACTGAG GTGGACATCTGGTCTCTCGGCATCATGGTGATCGAGATGGTGGACGGAGAGCCGCCGTACTTCAACGAGCCGCCGCTGCAGGCCATGAGACGGATACGAGACAACCTGCCCCCGCGACTCAAGGAGTCTCACAAG GTGTCGTCGGTGCTGCGGGCGTTCCTGGACCTGATGCTGGTGCGGGAGCCGTCTCAGCGGGCCTCGGCGCCGGAGCTGCTGCAGCACTCGTTCCTGAAGCTGTCGGGGCCGCCGTCCTGCATCGTTCCGCTGATGCGCCACTACCGCCACCGCTGA
- the pak5 gene encoding serine/threonine-protein kinase PAK 5 isoform X3, translating to MISERDETRAADLHSRKHSQTIVRGSRPPKDASINGLLEEFDSISVTRSNSLRKESPPGAHQAGGSKPASASTSTSNTGGPEENGFGHYYGRFSCDLDSSKDFSLEAYRERGVHDSEYYGRHYRFSLRQNGHPIRSPFYPDAMPQKSSDYAKMPPDYHAYLESKMRLSTVEMAMGGRREYYRASLGGSSQDYREHALGTPSRVSIHSEQMNYPDGDWGYGAGLRDDYDKRPKSSYISQTSPQPAIRQRSRSGSGLQEPSLPYGISAFRAAPQGPYSSYTYPRLSENTSSLVKGEYERGARDGSPQGPGPETYQRVPLKLPQSHGKPGYPAGLQYPPAFQYRPPQPSPPYTPQGAHSQPSSPFTPGPGAYPPPSWGSSSEQPPCRVSHEQFRAALQLVVNPGDPREYLDNFLKIGEGSTGIVCIATEKHSGKQVAVKKMDLRKQQRRELLFNEVVIMRDYHHENVVDMYNSYLVSDELWVVMEFLEGGALTDIVTHTRMNEEQIATVCLSVLKALSYLHTQGVIHRDIKSDSILLTSDGRIKLSDFGFCAQVSKEVPKRKSLVGTPYWMAPEVISRLPYGTEVDIWSLGIMVIEMVDGEPPYFNEPPLQAMRRIRDNLPPRLKESHKVSSVLRAFLDLMLVREPSQRASAPELLQHSFLKLSGPPSCIVPLMRHYRHR from the exons ACCATCGTCCGCGGGAGCCGGCCGCCCAAGGATGCCTCCATCAACGGCCTGCTGGAGGAGTTTGACAGCATCTCCGTCACCCGCTCCAACTCTCTGAGGAAAGAGAGTCCGCCTGGAGCCCATCAGGCCGGCGGGAGCAAACCAGCGTCTGCGTCCACGTCCACGTCCAACACCGGCGGACCGGAGGAGAACGGCTTCGGACACTATTACGGCCGCTTCTCGTGCGACCTGGACAGCAGTAAAGACTTCTCGTTAGAGGCGTACCGAGAGCGAGGCGTCCACGACAGCGAGTACTATGGACGGCACTACCGCTTCTCTCTCAGACAGAACGGCCATCCCATCCGCAGCCCCTTCTATCCCGACGCCATGCCGCAGAAGTCCTCGGACTACGCCAAGATGCCACCCGACTACCACGCCTACCTGGAGAGCAAGATGCGGCTGTCCACCGTCGAGATGGCCATGGGAGGCCGCAGGGAATACTACCGCGCCTCTCTGGGCGGATCCAGCCAGGATTACCGGGAGCATGCGCTGGGAACGCCGTCACGCGTCTCCATCCACAGCGAGCAGATGAACTATCCCGACGGAGACTGGGGATACGGAGCGGGACTGAGAGACGACTACGACAAGAGGCCCAAGTCCTCGTACATCAGTCAGACGAGCCCCCAGCCGGCCATCCGGCAGCGCTCGCGATCGGGGTCAGGCCTGCAGGAGCCCAGCCTGCCGTACGGCATCAGCGCATTCAGAGCTGCGCCGCAGGGGCCATACAGCTCGTACACGTACCCCAGATTATCCGAGAACACGTCTTCGCTCGTAAAG GGCGAGTACGAGCGCGGGGCCCGTGACGGGAGCCCACAGGGGCCGGGGCCCGAGACGTATCAGCGCGTTCCCCTCAAACTACCTCAGAGCCACGGCAAACCCGGTTACCCGGCCGGTCTCCAGTACCCTCCGGCCTTCCAGTACCGGCCGCCGCAGCCCAGCCCTCCCTACACCCCGCAGGGGGCGCACTCGCAGCCCTCCTCACCCTTCACCCCGGGCCCCGGGGCCTATCCGCCGCCCAGCTGGGGCTCGTCCTCCGAGCAGCCGCCCTGCAGGGTTTCGCACGAGCAGTTCCGGGCGGCGCTGCAGCTGGTGGTGAACCCAGGCGACCCGCGCGAGTATCTGGACAACTTCCTGAAGATCGGCGAGGGATCCACGGGCATCGTGTGCATCGCCACCGAGAAGCACAGCGGCAAACAGGTGGCCGTGAAGAAGATGGACCTGAGAAAACAGCAGCGGCGGGAACTTCTGTTCAACGAG GTGGTCATCATGAGAGACTACCATCACGAGAACGTGGTGGACATGTACAACAGTTATCTGGTCAGTGATGAACTCTGGGTAGTGATGGAGTTCCTAGAGGGCGGAGCCTTGACTGACATCGTCACTCACACCAG GATGAATGAGGAGCAGATCGCCACCGTCTGTCTGTCGGTGCTGAAGGCGCTGTCTTACCTGCACACACAGGGCGTCATACACCGAGACATCAAGAGCGACTCCATCCTGCTCACCAGCGACGGACGG ATCAAGCTCTCGGATTTCGGCTTCTGTGCTCAAGTGTCTAAAGAGGTTCCCAAGAGGAAGTCTCTGGTGGGAACGCCGTACTGGATGGCTCCGGAGGTCATCTCCAGACTGCCCTACGGCACTGAG GTGGACATCTGGTCTCTCGGCATCATGGTGATCGAGATGGTGGACGGAGAGCCGCCGTACTTCAACGAGCCGCCGCTGCAGGCCATGAGACGGATACGAGACAACCTGCCCCCGCGACTCAAGGAGTCTCACAAG GTGTCGTCGGTGCTGCGGGCGTTCCTGGACCTGATGCTGGTGCGGGAGCCGTCTCAGCGGGCCTCGGCGCCGGAGCTGCTGCAGCACTCGTTCCTGAAGCTGTCGGGGCCGCCGTCCTGCATCGTTCCGCTGATGCGCCACTACCGCCACCGCTGA